The Stieleria sp. JC731 genome has a segment encoding these proteins:
- a CDS encoding Hsp70 family protein, whose amino-acid sequence MTSTENPAPCVGIDLGTTNSLVSVFREGKPELIPNSHGTFLTPSVVGVLPSGEIVVGQAAKELRVTDPRSCVSCFKRFMAQNRRFSIGGKTFTPPELSSMVLRSLKEDAEKFLGVEITDAVITVPAYFNDHARQATRLAGEMAGLNVRRMINEPTAAALVYGFHDRTDEKTITIIDLGGGTFDVTVMEVFESTLEIRSTAGESMLGGEDFTDRIVAEVLASEQVQLELAELNSPLRVARLRGECEAAKRSLSTGNSASIRVPNQDGELGDNPKQFALDDEQFKKLCKPLFQRVSAPVARALRDAELGPEEIDEVILVGGATRMPAFQEFTEDFFQKPVTLRFNPDEVVALGASVQAALIERDVAVDDMMMTDVCPFTLGIEVSKELGGQHQQGYFSPLLHRNSTIPISREETFYTVSPNQPSVIVRVFQGDARKTSDNTLIGELEVSPLPQGPAGSPLLIRFTYDISGVLEVEAYTPGGQKFRTILTNHIENLSSKSIEEARQRIATLKFYPRENLANLQLARFAERMLGELPSWQREQLDQAIDVYEAAMNRANREEFLMAKQLLLDCLSSLGIEPEGDQV is encoded by the coding sequence ATGACTTCGACAGAGAATCCTGCCCCTTGTGTAGGGATCGATTTAGGGACGACCAATTCGCTCGTTAGCGTTTTTCGTGAAGGCAAGCCTGAACTGATTCCCAACAGCCACGGGACTTTTCTGACGCCATCAGTCGTGGGTGTTTTGCCAAGCGGTGAGATTGTGGTTGGTCAGGCGGCAAAGGAGTTGCGAGTGACAGATCCGCGATCCTGTGTGTCTTGTTTCAAGCGGTTCATGGCACAGAATCGTCGCTTTTCGATTGGCGGAAAAACATTCACTCCGCCCGAACTTAGTTCGATGGTGTTGCGGTCGCTTAAGGAGGATGCGGAGAAGTTCTTGGGCGTCGAAATCACTGACGCGGTGATCACCGTACCTGCCTATTTCAACGATCATGCCCGGCAGGCAACACGACTGGCCGGTGAGATGGCTGGGCTGAACGTTCGGCGAATGATCAACGAGCCGACAGCTGCGGCATTGGTCTATGGTTTCCACGATCGCACGGATGAGAAAACGATCACCATCATCGATCTCGGTGGCGGTACTTTTGACGTCACGGTGATGGAGGTTTTCGAGAGCACTTTGGAAATCCGATCGACTGCCGGCGAGAGTATGCTTGGTGGAGAAGATTTCACGGACCGAATCGTTGCCGAGGTTCTCGCATCAGAGCAGGTTCAGTTGGAGCTTGCCGAGCTAAACAGCCCACTGCGTGTTGCTCGACTACGCGGCGAATGTGAAGCGGCGAAGCGTTCATTATCGACAGGCAACTCGGCCAGCATTCGTGTGCCCAATCAAGATGGCGAACTCGGCGACAACCCAAAACAATTCGCACTCGACGACGAGCAGTTTAAAAAGCTCTGCAAGCCGCTATTTCAACGTGTCTCCGCTCCTGTCGCGCGAGCTCTTCGGGATGCAGAGCTTGGTCCGGAGGAAATTGATGAAGTGATTTTGGTTGGTGGCGCTACACGAATGCCTGCCTTTCAGGAGTTCACCGAAGACTTCTTTCAAAAGCCCGTCACGTTGCGTTTTAATCCAGACGAAGTGGTCGCTTTGGGCGCGTCTGTTCAAGCGGCTTTGATCGAACGTGACGTTGCAGTTGATGACATGATGATGACGGACGTTTGTCCGTTCACACTGGGGATCGAGGTCAGTAAGGAGCTCGGTGGACAGCATCAGCAAGGCTACTTTTCACCACTGCTGCACCGCAACAGTACGATTCCGATATCACGTGAAGAAACGTTTTATACCGTCTCGCCAAATCAGCCTTCGGTTATCGTTCGCGTATTCCAAGGTGATGCTCGTAAGACATCGGACAACACGTTGATCGGCGAACTTGAAGTCAGTCCCTTGCCTCAGGGCCCTGCAGGCAGCCCACTGCTGATTCGTTTTACCTATGACATCAGTGGTGTGTTGGAGGTCGAAGCCTACACGCCTGGTGGTCAAAAATTTCGAACGATTCTAACGAACCATATCGAAAATCTATCGTCCAAGTCGATCGAAGAGGCACGGCAGCGGATCGCGACGCTGAAGTTTTACCCGCGTGAAAACCTAGCCAACTTGCAATTGGCACGATTTGCCGAACGTATGCTTGGTGAGCTTCCGTCTTGGCAACGCGAGCAGTTAGATCAGGCGATTGATGTGTATGAGGCTGCGATGAACCGCGCCAACCGTGAGGAGTTTCTGATGGCAAAGCAGCTGCTATTGGACTGCTTGTCGTCGCTCGGAATCGAGCCTGAGGGTGACCAGGTATGA